The proteins below are encoded in one region of Helianthus annuus cultivar XRQ/B chromosome 2, HanXRQr2.0-SUNRISE, whole genome shotgun sequence:
- the LOC110892111 gene encoding uncharacterized protein LOC110892111, with amino-acid sequence MASNPWWPSSSDDEEEMFFANAVLRAGQILIEEEEEEEEEEEEIGENVITTRIRINRDRQGAHDKLVNDYFSDEPLYNADIFRRRFRMSRRLFTRIANDLAGLDPFFTQRPDARNYQGFTTLQKCTAAIRQLAYGTVADALDEYLQMSARTTRECLYRFFHNVVKLYSKKYLRKPNAYDVQQLYQAHEARHGFLGMLGSIDCMHWEWHSCPTAWRGQYTRGDHGYPTVILEAVASQDLWIWHSFFGLPGSLNDLNVLYQSAIFTDVVNGTGPDTRFTVSGVEYRRGYYLADGIYPSWSTIVKTIPYPEDEKRKKFAKRQEAVRKDIERAFGVLQKKWAILAQPARAFTPKRLRLCMYACILLHNMIIEDEGRAICEYDENAPWGNTVPVDPPQQDLNSFSLTNDFTHANLQQDLVEHIWNNVNMVDDDGAEGEDEDE; translated from the exons ATGGCTTCTAATCCTTGGTGGCCCTCGTCTTCGGATGACGAAGAGGAGATGTTTTTCGCAAACGCTGTACTACGGGCGGGACAGATTTTAatcgaagaggaagaggaagaggaagaggaagaggaagaaattGGTGAAAATGTTATTACCACACGAATACGCATTAACAGAGACCGCCAAG GAGCGCACGACAAATTGGTGAACGATTATTTTTCGGATGAGCCACTTTACAACGCCGACATTTTTAGACGCAGGTTCCGAATGAGTCGCCGCTTATTCACAAGGATTGCCAATGATTTGGCGGGGCTAGACCCGTTTTTCACGCAACGTCCTGATGCTCGAAATTATCAAGGGTTTACAACGTTACAAAAGTGTACTGCGGCCATTCGACAACTGGCGTACGGGACAGTGGCCGACGCTTTGGACGAGTATTTACAGATGTCGGCAAGAACTACGCGGGAATGTTTGTATCGGTTTTTCCATAATGTGGTGAAACTGTATAGCAAAAAATATTTGCGGAAACCAAACGCGTATGATGTTCAACAGTTGTACCAAGCTCATGAAGCAAGGCACGGGTTTCTGGGAATGCTTGGTAGCATTGATTGTATGCATTGGGAGTGGCATAGTTGCCCGACTGCGTGGCGCGGCCAATATACGCGAGGTGATCACGGATATCCAACCGTGATACTTGAAGCTGTGGCATCACAAGATTTGTGGATATGGCATTCTTTCTTTGGTCTCCCTGGTTCACTCAACGACCTCAACGTGTTATACCAATCGGCCATTTTTACCGATGTCGTTAATGGAACGGGACCGGACACACGTTTTACAGTTTCTGGGGTAGAGTATAGACGTGGGTATTATCTTGCTGACGGAATATATCCGTCTTGGTCTACAATTGTGAAGACTATTCCATATCCCGAGGACGAAAAACGGAAAAAATTTGCGAAGCGTCAAGAAGCGGTAAGAAAAGACATCGAACGTGCTTTTGGTGTCTTACAAAAAAAATGGGCCATCCTTGCACAACCGGCACGTGCGTTCACCCCAAAAAGGCTGCGTCTTTGTATGTACGCTTGCATTTTGCTCCATAACATGATTATTGAAGACGAGGGTCGGGCGATTTGTGAGTATGATGAGAATGCACCTTGGGGGAACACTGTCCCGGTTGATCCCCCACaacaggatttaaactcgttcTCGCTAACAAACGACTTCACGCATGCAAACCTTCAACAAGATCTGGTAGAACATATTTGGAACAACGTTAACATGGTGGACGATGACGGAGCCGAAGGCGAAGACGAAGACGAGTAG